In the genome of Nocardioides palaemonis, the window GGAGGCGTTCTGGGAGATCTCGCGGATCGACGCCGACATCTCCTCGGTGCCGGTGGCGACCGTCTGCACGTTGCGCGAGACCTGCTCGGCGGCGGCCGAGACCAGGCCGGCCTGCGTCGAGGACTCGGCGGCCGACCCGCTCATCTGCCCCGAGACCGCGGAGAGCTCCTCGGACGCCGATGCGAGCGAGCGGGCGTTGTCGTCCATCTGGGACATCACCGTGGCCAGCCGGGCCACAGTGGCGTTGAGCGCGTCGCCCATCCGGCCGACCTCGTCGGCGGAGTCGACGTCGAGCCGGTGGTCGAGGCGACCACCGGCCACGCCCTCGAGGACGTCGACCGTGCGGCGGAGCCGCCGCACGATGCCCCGCGTGATCCAGCGCGCCACGCCCGCACCGACCAGCATGCCGAGGAGCACCAGCGCGACGAAGAGGACGTCGGCCTGCTGGCGCGAGCTTGCGATGTCCCGCTCACGGGTGGCGATGTCGTCGTCGACGACCGTGCGGATCTCGTCCAAGAGCGCGTCGAGCTCGTGGTTGGCCTCGATGACGTCGGCGTCGGACGGCGCCGGACCGTCACCGTCGGTGGCGTCCGCGACGAACGCGTCGACGTCGTCGTAGTAGGTGGCCGCAGCGGGGGGCAGGTCGGCGAGCGCGTCGGTGATGTCGGCCGGCAGGTCGAGGCCGTCGATCGTCGCGATGACCTCCTGCGCGCTGGCGATGTCGTCGGCGGCGTCGGTGACGGCAGCCTCGGTGTCGGCGCCCGGGATCAACGAACGGAAGGCGTCGGCCTTGATCTCGCTGTTGCGGTTGTCGAGGTGGAAGAGCTCACCCGACGCAGTGCGCATGGCGTCGATGACGTGGGTGTCGTCGGTCAGCCGCTTCATCGTCGAGAAGCCGACGACGCCCACGAGGAAGGACGGGAGCAGGCACGCGACGGTGAGGAGCGCCAGCTTGCGGCCCACGCCGAGGTCGGCGACGAGCCCGCCGACCCGGCCCCTCGAGCCACGCGGGGGCGTCGGAGGCGTCGTTCCTCGACGGGGTACGGCGCGGGCGGGGGTCCGGTCGGTGGCCGGCGGAGCGGGCGCGAGGAGGGCCATGGCGGTCCTTCGGGGGTCGGGGAGCGTGCCGGGTCGGGCATCGTGACCGCCCCGCACGGGGGTCGCGGGGCAGTCACCCTGGCTTCGGCGCGGGCAGCCTGGTCCTGAGGTGCCGCGCAGGTCGTCGGGACCAACGGGCCCGCACGAGGGGACGGTGGTCCCTGCGCCGCGTGGCCCGATCAGGGGATCGGGAATGGCCCACGCCCCGGGACCAACGGTCCCGGGGCGTCCCCTGGAGGTGACCGGGGCCCCCACGGCCCCGGAGCCTCAGAACTGGAACTGGCCGACCAGCGAGCGCATCTCGGCCGCCATCCGGGCCAGCTCGTCGGCCGACTGGCTGGTCGAGTTCGCCGCGGCCTGCGTGTCCGAGGCACTCCGCGCCACACCCGTCACGTTCGCCGCGATGTCACTCGACCCCGTCGCCGCCTCCGCCACGTTGCGGCTCATCTCGTTCGTCGTCGCGGTCTGCTCCTCCACCGCCGAGGCGATCGTGGCCTGCGTGTCGTTGATCTGACCGATGATCTCCGCGATCTCCGCGATCGCCGCCACCGCAGCCTCGGTGTCGGCCTGGATCGCCTCGATCCGCCGACCGATGTCCTCGGTCGCCTTCCCCGTCTCCTGCGCCAGCTCCTTGACCTCGTTGGCCACCACCGCGAACCCCTTGCCCGCCTCACCCGCACGAGCCGCCTCGATCGTCGCGTTCAACGCCAACAAGTTCGTCTGCTCCGCGATCGAGTTGATCACCTTGATCACGTTCCCGACCTCCGCCGAGGAATCACCCAGCTTCGCCACCGTCGCGTTCGTCGACTCCGCCACCACCACCGCCTGCGCAGCCACACCCGCAGCATTCGACGCGTTCTGCGCGATCTCCCGGATCGACGCCGACATCTCCTCCGTACCCGTCGCGACCGTCTGCACGTTGCGCGACACCTGCTCCGCCGCCGCCGACACCAGACCCGCCTGCGACGACGACTCCGACGCCGACCCACTCATCTGACCCGACACCGACGACAGCTCCTCCGACGCCGACGCCAACGACCGCGCATTCGCATCCATCTGCCCCATCGCCGACGCCAGCTTCGCCAACGCACCGTTCAGCGCCACACCCATCCGACCGACCTCGTCAGCGGAGTCGATCTCGAGACGGGCGTCGAGACGACCGGAGGCGACCTCCTCGAGCACCTCGACGGTGCGCTGCAGCGGTCGGGAGACCATCCGACCGAGGGCGACCGCGAGGCCGACCGCGAGCGCAGTGGCGGCGGCCAGCAGGGCGAGGATCAGGTTGCGAGCGGTGTGGTACCCCGAGCGGGCGTCGTCGATCGTGGCCTGGGCGACGTCGGTCTCGATCTGCACGAGGTCGCCGAGCGCGGCGCCGGCGGCGTCCTCGGGGGTCGCGAGGTCGTTCTGCAGCGTGGTCGCGACCTCGTCGGCCCGGCCCGCGGCGATCAGCGGGACCAGCGTGTCGTCGCGGACCGTACGCCAGTCAGCCAGGGCGGCGTCGAAGGCGTCGCGCGCCTTCTCGCGGCCGGTCATGTCGGTGGCGGTGTAGAGCCCCCACGACTTGTCGAGCGCGGCGTCCTCCTTCGCGATCGTCGCCTCGAGGTCGCTCACCGACGCGTCGCGTCCGGAGAGCGCGGCGTCGTGGAACGCGTCGGTCATCGCCGTCATGTGCTGCTCGGTGTCCGTGAGCCAGAGGGTCGCCTGCATGCTGTCGACGTACATCGAGTCGAGGCGGTCCTGGGCCGCGCCGAGGCGCGAGATGGCGAACGCGCCCACCCCGATCATCAGCAGCACGACGGCCAGGAAGCCGGCCAGCAGCTTGCGGGAGGTCGCCAGGTCCTTGAAGCGTCCCACCGGGCCGCGGCGGGAGGCAACGAGCGCGTCCGTGCCGGGCGCGCGACGGGTCGTCCGCGGGGAGGCCGCGGCCGATCGGGTGGCGGGCGGGGTCAGGATGGCGGTCACGACAGTACCTCCGGGTGGTCATCTCGGTGTTCCGAGAGTCCTGTCGCGGATTCCGAGGTACGGAGATCGATCCAGGCACTGGAACACTCATGGATGTGGGCTCTCCCCACCGAACGGCAATCTCGACGTCGAGATAAGCAGTCGACGAGAGATCGGGACCTTCGTCCCCGTCACACCACCCGGACGGCGGATGCGGACGCCCGACCGGGCGTGACCGCCCCCCTAGCCCGGCCTCAGGCGTCCCGTCAGCCGTCGAGGGCGTCGAGCTCGGCGAGCGCCGACTCCCAGCGCTCGCGCCGCTCGGCGTCGGTCTGCTCCCACCAGGGGGTGCCGCGCTCGCCGAGCCCGACCTTCGCCACCTGGGTCCGGTGCCGCGTCGCGGCCAGCGCCTCGTCGTCGGCCGCCGAGCGGACGCCGGAGCGACCCCGGCCGAGGTGGGACGTCAGCCGCGCGAGGGCGTCGTCGGGGATCGCCGGGTCCGTACGGCGCCAGCGCCGCCCGTCGACGACCAGCCACTTCTCGTCCTCGGTCGGCTCGTCCATCCCTCGAGGATGCCAGCCGGTCCCCGTTCAGGCTGGCCCCGTTCAGCCCGCGTACTGCGGGTCGGGCGCCTCTACCCACTGGACGAGCTGGAAGACCACGCCGTTGGGGTCGGTCATCTGGAAGTAGCGCTCGCCCCACGGCTCGGTCTCGAGCGGCGTGACCACCTCGACCCCCTCCCCCACCAGCCGGTCTTGCTCGGCGTCGACGTCGTCGACGGTCAGCACGACCAGCAGGCCGTCCGCACTGCCCGCGGCCGAGGCCGGCTTGAAGGACCCCAGACCGGTGCGGAGGTAGATGAGGTGGAAGCCCGCGTGCGGGTGGGCGAGGGAGCAGAAGCCGTCGGCCTCCATCGCCGTGGTGAAGCCGAGGTGTTCGCGCGCCCAGGCGGCGGACGCCTCGACGTCGGCGACGTTGAGCGAGATGGCGGAATCGGTGACGTGCATGGGCTCTCTCCTCCGGTCAGTGCACCGTACGTTGTACGGCGTACAACGTACAACGAACGGGTGGCAGGATGGTTCCCATGGGTGAGAGCACGGGAGCCGGGGAGCCGAGCCGGACGCTGGCGCTGCTCTGGGGCACCGCCTCCGAACCGCCGCGCAAAGGACCGGCCCGCTCGCTGAGCGTCGAGCGGGTGGTGGACGCGGCGGTCGCGCTCGCCGACGAGCGGGGGCTGCCCGCGGTGACCGTGCGGGCGGTCGCCGAGCGGGTCGGCGTCGCGCCCATGTCGGTCTACACCTACGTGCCCGGCAAGCCGGAGCTGCTCGACCTCATGGTCGACCGCTGCTACGCCGCGATGGAGCGGACGGACCTCGCCGGCCAGCACTGGCGCGACCGGCTCCGCGTGGTCGCGCAGGACAACCGCCTCCTGCTCACCGCCCACGCCTGGCTCACCGAGGTGGCGGCGCTGAGCCGTCCGCCGCTCGGGCCGGGACTGATGGCGAAGTACGAGCACGAGCTGGCCGCGTTCGACGGCACCGGCCTGTCGGACGTCGACACCGACGCCGCCCTGGCGTTCCTCCTCGGCTTCGTGCAGCAGCACTGCCGCTCGGCCCACGACGCAGCGCGCGCCACGACCGACACCGCGATGAGCGACGCCGCGTGGTGGGCGGCCAACCAGCCGGTGCTCGCCCGTGCGCTCGACCCTGCGGCCTACCCCCGTGCGGTCCGCGTCGGCGGCGCTGCCGGCGAGGCTCAGGGCAGCGCGTGGTCGGCCGAGGGGGCGTGGGAGTTCGGGCTGGAGCGGACGCTCGACGGGCTCGCGGCCCTCGTCGACGCGACGCCGGCCGCCCAGGTGCGGTAGCCGCCGTCGAGGTTGCGCGCGCTGCGCCCGTGCTCGGCGAGGACCCGCGTGGCGAGGTAGCCGCGCAGCCCCACCTCGCAGTGCACGACGAGGTCGCCGGCGGGCAGCTCGTCGAGCCGGTCGCGCAGCTCGTTGACCGGCACGTTGATCGCGCCGGGGATCGGCCGCGCCTCGTGCTCGGCCGGGTCGCGGACGTCGAGCAGCGTCGCACCGGCGGCCAGCGCGTTGGCGAGCTCGTGCCACTGCACGGTGTCGACCAGGCCCTCCGCGAGGTTCCGGGCGACCCACCCCGCCATGTTGACCGGGTCCTTGGCCGAGCCGAACTGCGGGGCGTAGGCCAGCTCGAGGTCGGCCAGGTCCCCCGCACGCAGGCCGCCGGCCATGGCCGTGGCGATCACGTCGATCCGCTTGTCGACGCCGTCGCGTCCGACCGCCTGGGCGCCGAGGATCTCGTCGGTCCCCGGATCGACCAGCAGCTTGAGCGCGATCGGCTGCGCCCCGGGGTAGTAGGCGGCGTGGGATCCGGGGTGGAGGTGGATCACCCGGTGGGGGCGTCCGGTCGTCCGCAGGCGGCGCTCGTTCCACCCGACGACCGCCGCGTCGAGCCCGAAGGCGCTGACGATGGCGGTGCCACGGACCGGTCGGTCGGCCCCCGGCCGCCCGGAGATCACGTCGGCCACCACCCGGCCCTGCCGGTTGGCGGTGTTGGCGAGGGGCACCAGCACCGGGGACCCGTCGAGCGCGTCGCGCTTCTCGACCGCGTCGCCGATGGCGTAGATGTCGGGGTCGGACGTCCGCAGCTGGTCGTCGACCAGGATGCCGCCGAGCTCGCCGACGGCGAGGCCCGCCTGCCGGGCCAGCACCTGCTC includes:
- a CDS encoding VOC family protein, whose amino-acid sequence is MHVTDSAISLNVADVEASAAWAREHLGFTTAMEADGFCSLAHPHAGFHLIYLRTGLGSFKPASAAGSADGLLVVLTVDDVDAEQDRLVGEGVEVVTPLETEPWGERYFQMTDPNGVVFQLVQWVEAPDPQYAG
- a CDS encoding methyl-accepting chemotaxis protein, producing the protein MTAILTPPATRSAAASPRTTRRAPGTDALVASRRGPVGRFKDLATSRKLLAGFLAVVLLMIGVGAFAISRLGAAQDRLDSMYVDSMQATLWLTDTEQHMTAMTDAFHDAALSGRDASVSDLEATIAKEDAALDKSWGLYTATDMTGREKARDAFDAALADWRTVRDDTLVPLIAAGRADEVATTLQNDLATPEDAAGAALGDLVQIETDVAQATIDDARSGYHTARNLILALLAAATALAVGLAVALGRMVSRPLQRTVEVLEEVASGRLDARLEIDSADEVGRMGVALNGALAKLASAMGQMDANARSLASASEELSSVSGQMSGSASESSSQAGLVSAAAEQVSRNVQTVATGTEEMSASIREIAQNASNAAGVAAQAVVVAESTNATVAKLGDSSAEVGNVIKVINSIAEQTNLLALNATIEAARAGEAGKGFAVVANEVKELAQETGKATEDIGRRIEAIQADTEAAVAAIAEIAEIIGQINDTQATIASAVEEQTATTNEMSRNVAEAATGSSDIAANVTGVARSASDTQAAANSTSQSADELARMAAEMRSLVGQFQF
- a CDS encoding TetR/AcrR family transcriptional regulator, translating into MGESTGAGEPSRTLALLWGTASEPPRKGPARSLSVERVVDAAVALADERGLPAVTVRAVAERVGVAPMSVYTYVPGKPELLDLMVDRCYAAMERTDLAGQHWRDRLRVVAQDNRLLLTAHAWLTEVAALSRPPLGPGLMAKYEHELAAFDGTGLSDVDTDAALAFLLGFVQQHCRSAHDAARATTDTAMSDAAWWAANQPVLARALDPAAYPRAVRVGGAAGEAQGSAWSAEGAWEFGLERTLDGLAALVDATPAAQVR
- a CDS encoding FAD-dependent oxidoreductase — its product is MTTVVIVGGVAGGMSAATRLRRLDEDVTIVVLERSGHVSFANCGLPYHLGGVIEHRSSLLLQTPQSLAARFGIDVRVRHEVRSIDREGKRVEVRDLATDETAWIAYDALVLSPGARPVVPPLPGIEVAHTLRDVEDLDHLVGSSSGASSALVVGGGFIGLELAENFVERGVAVTLVEAGEQVMAPFDPEMIEPVHAAMRSAGVELVLGASATRIDPGPLRTRSSGDGGVVTEVGEPVVHLSDGREVQAGVVVAAIGVRPEQVLARQAGLAVGELGGILVDDQLRTSDPDIYAIGDAVEKRDALDGSPVLVPLANTANRQGRVVADVISGRPGADRPVRGTAIVSAFGLDAAVVGWNERRLRTTGRPHRVIHLHPGSHAAYYPGAQPIALKLLVDPGTDEILGAQAVGRDGVDKRIDVIATAMAGGLRAGDLADLELAYAPQFGSAKDPVNMAGWVARNLAEGLVDTVQWHELANALAAGATLLDVRDPAEHEARPIPGAINVPVNELRDRLDELPAGDLVVHCEVGLRGYLATRVLAEHGRSARNLDGGYRTWAAGVASTRAASPSSVRSSPNSHAPSADHALP
- a CDS encoding methyl-accepting chemotaxis protein; protein product: MALLAPAPPATDRTPARAVPRRGTTPPTPPRGSRGRVGGLVADLGVGRKLALLTVACLLPSFLVGVVGFSTMKRLTDDTHVIDAMRTASGELFHLDNRNSEIKADAFRSLIPGADTEAAVTDAADDIASAQEVIATIDGLDLPADITDALADLPPAAATYYDDVDAFVADATDGDGPAPSDADVIEANHELDALLDEIRTVVDDDIATRERDIASSRQQADVLFVALVLLGMLVGAGVARWITRGIVRRLRRTVDVLEGVAGGRLDHRLDVDSADEVGRMGDALNATVARLATVMSQMDDNARSLASASEELSAVSGQMSGSAAESSTQAGLVSAAAEQVSRNVQTVATGTEEMSASIREISQNASNAAGVAAQAVVVAESTNATVAKLGDSSAEVGNVIKVINAIAEQTNLLALNATIEAARAGEAGKGFAVVANEVKELAQETGKATEDISRRIEAIQTDTEAVVVAIAEIAEIIGRINDTQAVIASAVEEQTATTNEMSRNIAEAATGSTDIAANVTGVARTASDTQAAAGSTNEAADELARMAAQMRSLVGQFQY